One segment of Anaerolineales bacterium DNA contains the following:
- a CDS encoding MFS transporter — translation MNEQTYRVYGYRWVVLGVFMLVNLAVQMLWITYAPITGPAADFYGVTDTQIGLLAMTFMLVYVISLSIPVSWVIDRYGFRLAVSIGAVFIGVFGLIRGLVGANYTLVLLSTIGIAIGQPFLMNAWTKVPANWFSINERATAVGLVTLANLLGTAVGMALTPILTESMPIPTVQVIFGAVAAVSAVLFIILSREHPATPPCPPGMEVRSLMLDGLKQIVRSVPFWLFVIVYFVGLGLFNGISTWIENIIRPRGFTPTDAGTMGAIMILGGILGAVVIPAISDKQHKRQRYMFLGVALAIPGLIGVTFAQSMWLLLISAFFLGFFLISVAPIGMQYVAEVTYPAPEGTSAGILQWFGQVSVAYVYLMEAMKSADGTFTPSLVLSVVLLLVILGVITQMKDPQRHEVVEAGTLKTP, via the coding sequence ATGAATGAACAAACGTACCGTGTCTATGGTTACCGCTGGGTGGTGCTGGGGGTATTCATGCTGGTCAACCTAGCTGTGCAAATGTTGTGGATCACTTATGCGCCCATCACCGGGCCGGCTGCAGACTTTTATGGTGTCACCGACACTCAAATTGGCCTGCTGGCTATGACCTTTATGCTCGTTTACGTCATCTCGCTTTCCATACCGGTTTCGTGGGTGATCGATCGGTACGGCTTCCGCTTAGCAGTTAGCATCGGAGCTGTTTTTATCGGTGTGTTTGGATTAATCCGTGGGCTGGTAGGGGCTAACTATACCCTGGTCTTGCTAAGCACGATCGGCATTGCAATTGGCCAGCCGTTTTTGATGAATGCGTGGACCAAAGTACCTGCCAACTGGTTTTCTATAAATGAACGCGCTACGGCTGTTGGGCTGGTCACGTTGGCCAACCTGCTGGGAACCGCCGTAGGCATGGCGCTCACACCCATCCTGACCGAGTCTATGCCGATCCCAACCGTACAGGTCATATTTGGCGCAGTGGCAGCGGTCAGTGCAGTGCTCTTCATCATCCTTTCGCGTGAGCATCCAGCCACCCCACCTTGCCCGCCAGGAATGGAAGTGCGCTCACTGATGCTGGACGGCTTGAAGCAGATCGTGCGATCAGTACCATTTTGGCTGTTCGTGATCGTCTACTTCGTCGGCTTGGGGTTGTTTAACGGCATCAGCACCTGGATTGAGAACATCATCCGCCCACGGGGATTTACCCCCACGGACGCAGGTACGATGGGCGCGATTATGATCCTGGGCGGCATCCTGGGTGCGGTGGTCATCCCGGCCATTTCGGATAAACAGCATAAGCGCCAACGGTATATGTTCCTGGGAGTCGCCCTGGCTATTCCAGGCCTGATCGGAGTCACCTTCGCCCAAAGCATGTGGTTATTGCTGATATCGGCGTTTTTCCTGGGATTCTTCCTGATCAGCGTGGCGCCGATCGGGATGCAATATGTGGCTGAGGTCACCTACCCTGCCCCTGAAGGAACGTCTGCCGGCATATTACAGTGGTTCGGGCAGGTATCCGTGGCTTATGTCTATCTTATGGAAGCCATGAAGAGCGCAGATGGCACATTTACTCCATCACTGGTTCTATCTGTGGTCTTATTGTTGGTCATCCTGGGAGTGATTACCCAGATGAAGGATCCGCAACGGCACGAGGTGGTTGAAGCAGGTACTCTAAAAACGCCGTAG